ACGAGCAAGGGTATAAGTGTTCGATCAACTATATTGCCAAAATCATGCAGGAGCAGCGGATAGTCGCCCGTAACGGGAAGGCTTTCAATTATGGCGGGCATGCTTTGACGATGCATAACGTCGCAGATAATCTGCTGTGGAGGGATTTCACTACAGAGAGGCCTAATCAGAAGTGGGTAACGGATATCACCTATATCTGGGTTGAAAACCAATGGTTGTACTTGGCAACGGTAATGGATCTTTACTCGCGCAAAATCATCGGCTGGAGCTTCGATGAGAGTATGACAGTGGAGCTGATTACCGAGGCGATGCAAATGGCGATTGATGCCCGAGGTGTAAGCCCAGGCCTAATCGTTCACTCTGACCGTGGAACCCAGTACCGCTCGAACGAGTATGTAGGGTACCTTGAGCGACACGGAATCAAGCGTAGCATGAGCCGAAAAGGTAACTGCTGGGACAATGCGGTGATGGAATCATTCTACGCTCGGTTAAAGGTAGAGCTGATCTACGCCAAGAACTACCAGTCGATAGAGGCTGCACGTTCAGGTATATTTAGCTACATTGAAATATTTTATAACCGCAAGAGAAGGCATTCTGCAAACGACGGGGTTAGCCCTGTTGAGTTTGAGGAGAGGGCAGCGATTGCTGCATAGTTGGAGTGTCTACTTTTTGTGGGGAACGCCACCACACAGGAAATCTATATGCGAATAATATTTACTGTTTTAATGCTCTGTATCACGGCAAGCTTTGCTTTTGCTAATGAATGGATATCTCCAATCGATAAAAAATATAAAGCCAAAAATATTGAACTTTACAATAACTTTGACAGAGCAAGGGCGTTGTTGGATTCTTGGCGTGGACAAGGTCAAAGACTTGACGAGGCTGGAAATATACTACAGCATATTCTTGAAAAGGATTCTAACTACGCACCCGCTTATAGAGAGCTTGGCCGTTTGTATATCATGGCCGGCCACATAAATTATGATAATTT
This genomic stretch from Simiduia sp. 21SJ11W-1 harbors:
- a CDS encoding IS3 family transposase → MKYELIEQHADQYDIRLMCRVLVVHPSGFYRWRDCPSSPREQRRDQITSLVRDTYEEFEAAYGAPRIARELNEQGYKCSINYIAKIMQEQRIVARNGKAFNYGGHALTMHNVADNLLWRDFTTERPNQKWVTDITYIWVENQWLYLATVMDLYSRKIIGWSFDESMTVELITEAMQMAIDARGVSPGLIVHSDRGTQYRSNEYVGYLERHGIKRSMSRKGNCWDNAVMESFYARLKVELIYAKNYQSIEAARSGIFSYIEIFYNRKRRHSANDGVSPVEFEERAAIAA